ATTAGGTTTTTGCGAACTATACCTAGCTTATCCAATTGGTGCTCAAAAAACGAAACTAAAAGTAAATATTCTAAGATTAAAAACGAGCCGATTCACCCTCTTGGATATTGACTAACTTAGCAATAAAATCAGCCACTTCAGGATCGCCTTCTACTGGCGCCCACTGAGCAAAACCTTTGTCCGTTGTCACTGTGTAAGGTCCTTCTTTGACCTCAAAAAAAACGGTGCCGCTTTCTAACGCGACAGTTGAATGCCAAACATTAGGTGGGATCTCTAAGCCTTGCTGTGGACCATTAGCCGAAAGTTCAACTTTCTTAGTGACCGTACCTTGCTCATCATAAAGTAAAAACAAAAGGCGGCCTTGGCTTACATAAAAGAATTCCCACTTGTTGCTTTCTATATGACGATGCGGGCGCACATAGCTATCTGGCTCCATGGCAATAAATAATCTTTGCACT
This genomic window from Saccharobesus litoralis contains:
- a CDS encoding WbuC family cupin fold metalloprotein — protein: MKNFDQRFFDQLVERAKASPRRRTNENLHDDYNAPVQRLFIAMEPDSYVRPHRHIESNKWEFFYVSQGRLLFLLYDEQGTVTKKVELSANGPQQGLEIPPNVWHSTVALESGTVFFEVKEGPYTVTTDKGFAQWAPVEGDPEVADFIAKLVNIQEGESARF